TAGCCCCCTCTATCTAATTTTCAGTAATATGGTGCAAATAATGTGCATTTCCTAATTCCTCTAACGTACAAACTGGAAATTCTATTCTTTACAAAACTGTCACATGTAATATCTTCAGATCCTACTCAAGCGATATGTAATATCAATGAACACATCCTCTCTGCAAGGAATTGTGACACCGCCCATTGGATGATCAAAGCCAAATTCTTCCTCAGCTGGACTAAGCAAGTCTTGAAATAAAGGTTGGCTCAAGAATGATATCGGGATTACAAATCTCTTCTTCTGCTTTTCACCAACATAAACAGCAAAGTGGCCTTTTGGAACATCTCCAGTTGTAGAGGATTTCTTGATTATACGAGGCATACGAATAGCCATGGGTGTTAAGTTCAATATGGATGAGCAAATAAGGAAGGGGAAGAACTAGTAAGGGCCTTGAAGTGCGGAAAAGCTTTGTATGATTTCAAGTTGCAGTGAGAGCTGTTATGGTAAACACTTCTTTGTATGTGTTTTTATAGGTCAAGAACAAGTTGCAGGGTCCTATTGAATAGGCACTATGTGGGTACCAGCTAAAGACAATAGCACCTGAAGTCACATGATTTTGCCTTGCAACGAGTTCTCACACAAATTAGACGATGGAATTAGTACAAAAGCAGAAGCTAAGGTCCCACTGATGGTCACACTACAAAGAACTGATCAACAAGTTGGAGCCATTTCGTGATGTTGAATCAACAAGTTGTAGTCAGCATTCCAATGATTGATCAGGAAATGCGAATCTTTGATGGCATATCCTGAGAGCTTTAGACAAAATCTGATCGTCCATAGTACTAAACCGATGGTTCAGATACAAGTTGGTTCTTatg
The Capsicum annuum cultivar UCD-10X-F1 unplaced genomic scaffold, UCD10Xv1.1 ctg81918, whole genome shotgun sequence genome window above contains:
- the LOC124885468 gene encoding auxin-induced protein 15A-like, with amino-acid sequence MAIRMPRIIKKSSTTGDVPKGHFAVYVGEKQKKRFVIPISFLSQPLFQDLLSPAEEEFGFDHPMGGVTIPCREDVFIDITYRLSRI